Proteins encoded in a region of the Gammaproteobacteria bacterium genome:
- a CDS encoding DUF11 domain-containing protein yields the protein MTTIKQTMLIRLALVATLFATSWTAHAAGTASNTTISNSATVTYSVGGVAQAGIDSSPTGNSIPGAGVPTTFVVDNKVDLTVARVGVAAVSVVPGQASVATEFTVTNTGNTTQDFGLAGANIASGQALFAGTDNVDVTIVGAFAESGATPGYQVTEDTAVYVDELAADTSATVYVVASIPATLVNNDFGIVSLVATAQSGGAVGVQGINMAETVGADDPAVVDVVFADGAGTDDAARDGAFSDRHAYVVASAVLTVTKTSAVVSDPFNGNTNPKAIPGAVVRYTIIVANAGPADAAGVTIVDAIPVNTTYVPGSINFGGVQTDAGGDDASDFNVTNAGAVTVVVGALAAGNSATITFDVTIN from the coding sequence ATGACTACCATAAAACAAACCATGCTGATAAGGCTGGCCTTGGTGGCAACTCTGTTTGCCACGTCATGGACAGCCCATGCTGCTGGTACGGCGTCGAATACGACCATCAGCAACTCAGCTACGGTGACTTACAGTGTCGGCGGCGTAGCCCAGGCCGGCATTGACAGTTCACCAACCGGAAACTCGATCCCTGGCGCCGGTGTGCCAACCACGTTTGTCGTTGACAACAAGGTTGACCTGACTGTCGCGCGGGTAGGTGTGGCAGCCGTGTCGGTAGTGCCTGGCCAGGCCAGCGTAGCGACCGAGTTCACCGTGACCAATACCGGCAATACCACCCAGGACTTCGGTCTCGCAGGAGCGAATATTGCTTCGGGCCAGGCCTTGTTCGCGGGTACGGATAATGTCGATGTAACCATTGTCGGTGCGTTTGCGGAAAGCGGCGCCACGCCTGGTTACCAGGTCACGGAAGATACTGCAGTGTACGTGGATGAACTGGCAGCCGATACATCGGCCACGGTTTATGTTGTTGCCAGTATTCCCGCCACGTTGGTAAATAATGACTTCGGCATTGTCAGCCTGGTTGCAACAGCGCAGTCGGGCGGCGCGGTCGGCGTGCAGGGTATCAACATGGCCGAAACCGTCGGCGCTGATGATCCGGCTGTTGTGGATGTTGTCTTTGCTGATGGTGCGGGTACAGATGACGCGGCCCGTGATGGCGCGTTCTCCGATCGCCATGCCTACGTGGTAGCGAGTGCCGTGCTGACCGTGACCAAGACTTCGGCGGTCGTCAGTGATCCGTTCAACGGGAATACCAATCCGAAAGCCATACCCGGTGCGGTGGTGCGCTACACCATAATTGTTGCCAATGCCGGACCGGCTGATGCAGCAGGTGTGACCATCGTCGATGCGATTCCGGTAAATACCACGTACGTGCCGGGAAGCATAAACTTTGGTGGAGTGCAAACCGATGCCGGTGGCGATGACGCATCAGATTTCAATGTCACTAACGCCGGCGCGGTAACCGTGGTGGTAGGTGCCCTGGCAGCCGGCAACTCTGCGACCATCACCTTTGATGTGACCATTAACTAG
- a CDS encoding OmpA family protein produces MNRILQRMRYQAAAMRLVVARACDSARDRIFSNKLICRYWPEATRPVRLFVDSVARMRRVYKQAVLIMLLLPGAVAHAVAPGTSINNTASASYSVGGVPGFTGSSNTDSITTTIALTPATIEFYQYNTAAPTLTTTQAITSSYADGSAAGAMVVMANPDYSIPGAGPTPLDVANPVPLSLAVTYHTGEPVFVMLTDSNRNIDRASRDIVRVSLSVSATGDAELIEFNETGLDTGVFVGYIQSTSVAATVYDGQLTVAENQNIDAAYTDIYDTTDNAAAQVLVDPFGIVFDSTTGTPVNGAIVRIVDAATGLDAVVYGDDGISIYPSTVTTGSTAADSSGTLYTFPPGGYRFPLMAPGTYRFEVTPPTGYSVPSTVPEAVLQALPGAPFAIDANASYLNNFVLNAGPALNVDIPADPSGNGLFLTMTVSKQKVSIGEFVRYTLVLTNNSTTTVSAATVIDNYLPRGLRYHGNSARLNNIAVPDPVITGDGRNLLFTIGDMAPLESVTLNFVAAVDAEADGKRLDNSARASNVAAQQSNLASVPVTVVQELLNTRSHVLGRVMSGNCAAEPVRHGSVDMRLQSEVYGDVIDYVVTLSGNTVPITGASLVLKPAQPLAVLPGSISMEGSDTLQVENIADGVRIILGDPGQQWNRVVRLRARLDDAEPGTYSLDAKLQFNTAAAQNVTVTAVNTVLREKSTGERKSLVTLSEYEKIRIEPSLAGQIELNTLIKEIKGRTVKRVRIMGHTDNVSSGMEAATGLDDNYELSLERAKAAARHLRKYLEFDVSRLQVQGFGPDMPVADNATAAGRRSNRRVEVEIITTHNKTEYQNTALRGDSGLRRAATETLPPEKTDAVLGGELKGVAGVRIVTEQGIYAVTDRDGLYHIEGLRPGTHVLQVDEASLPDDLEVMLCEENTRFAGSGNSRFVDLQGGSLWRSDFYLKKKDPLKAKLDVQMRSELDDALAHFTVDVSGLPFDYRNASVMLVVPDELKYVDGSLFVDNKLQPDPKIENGVFSVWLGNHVQEAWAHQVRFSTRAAGTRENSEIVTRAVAMFQDAGGSRFRTPYAENSLLHTPGEATQQQFIFRPRFSSARAELKQTDRIRLDRIIGQFKAADVVHIRVVGHADNIPLKGKALDQWGDNTALSRARAAAVADYIKQQLKLVDGQMSVDALGDSQPIADNDTQEGRAINRRVELFVRTRQENEAGIWKQVTKDNCPVYITAQYELDEDNLGKVDDLAKTMSGQRIRRIRVVGHTDTRQMTKVGRQALKDNYELSRLRAEGVAVRLRDRLGLDPNQVLIEVLGPAQPLADNSSQTGRAQNRRVEVFVEHVDMKDMAQQKPDWKLVRADSGVQSVKLERDVSVSVTGIPEAPGVVANVYGDIDEAWLQKAVPGIDWLAPQPGFMPAIPSVRVAIKHANGQAVELSLNGKPVSALNRDTGIKDVSRGIEISRWRGVDLQRGDNRMTAIVRDAAGNIISTLERTLKYVDEVARAIYVQDYSRTVANGRDDIIVALRLLDHSGQPVRPGVTGRFTVSEPFVARSLADELKHNPVTLTSDTAPAYVVAGDGIAMIRIKPTTQSGKLSVRLNLGNDRQQDVDVWVAPAQRDWVLVGLAEGTAGYRTLEGNMTALEEIQAEEGYYDDGRLAFYAKGSIKGEWLLTAAYDSAKQKDTPDAVLHGLVEPDQYYTLYGDGAERRHDAASTSKLYVKLERRQFYALFGDYTTGMTVTELSRYSRSMTGLKSEYNGEKFSYNVFVSETETGFVKDEIRGDGTSGLYRLSRQNIVANSDKVVIETRDRFNSHVVLNRQNMARFLDYNIDPVAGTLYFRQPVFTQDSAFNPVYIVIDYEVETGGDSSVVAGGRAAVKMLEGGIEIGASAVHEGIEGAEANLSGIDATIQLGEHSRLRAEAATTDQQQPAGKREGDAWMAEYEYADEKLNARLYMREQDEGFGLGQQPGTETGTRKLGAAGRYALDDAISIQAELRHEDVLGTDAQRDMAQASIHYSQDSYTVNGGLRRAADEDGSGVERESEQLTLGGAYFFLNKRASVRANAEVGLGDNAEANPDYPSRYVLGGDYRITQATRLFLEQEWTRGLQQDTEATRAGFETSPWQGAAVRSDVGNRYSESGARTYSSLGLKQAFRLSDHISLDLGYDRRKTLREPGDTPFNVNVPPANGTLDNDYSAVSAGMTYKAELWSATARAEGRASDKEDKNTVLFGFYRENRQGVGFAARYNWFAREEASGVEESRMTAELSLAWRPADSYWNVLDKLKAVDNDRVDDGAETLGRKYVNNLNLNYLVGRRGQLALHWGYKQVVDSFDNDEYEGVTQAGGLEYRHDLNSWWDIGVQGAMTEVAAANNQRYSYGISTGFNVMRGVWLSLGYNKEGFEDRDFSTAGYAVAGPYLKFRMSFDHYSSRRVMAWWEKDERVHPGNAGPVIQP; encoded by the coding sequence GTGAACAGAATTTTACAGCGTATGCGCTACCAGGCCGCAGCAATGCGGCTCGTGGTTGCGCGTGCCTGTGATTCTGCCCGTGATCGCATTTTCAGTAATAAACTGATTTGTCGTTACTGGCCGGAAGCAACCCGGCCAGTACGTCTTTTTGTGGATTCTGTCGCACGCATGCGCAGAGTCTACAAACAGGCGGTGCTGATTATGTTGTTGTTGCCCGGCGCAGTCGCCCACGCGGTGGCTCCCGGTACGTCCATTAACAATACCGCCAGCGCCTCGTACAGTGTCGGCGGCGTGCCCGGGTTCACCGGCAGCTCCAATACTGACAGCATTACCACCACCATTGCGCTGACGCCGGCGACGATTGAGTTTTATCAATACAATACCGCTGCGCCGACACTGACGACGACGCAGGCCATTACCAGCAGCTATGCAGACGGCTCGGCAGCCGGTGCCATGGTGGTTATGGCAAATCCGGACTATTCCATCCCCGGGGCCGGGCCGACGCCGCTTGACGTTGCCAATCCGGTACCTTTATCGCTGGCGGTTACCTACCACACGGGTGAGCCGGTATTTGTCATGCTGACCGACAGCAACCGCAACATAGACAGAGCGTCGCGGGATATTGTACGGGTAAGCCTGAGTGTCAGCGCTACCGGTGACGCCGAGCTGATTGAGTTCAACGAAACCGGGCTGGATACCGGTGTATTTGTCGGCTACATCCAGTCGACATCCGTAGCCGCTACAGTTTATGACGGCCAGTTAACCGTTGCTGAAAACCAGAACATCGACGCGGCCTATACCGATATATATGATACGACCGACAATGCTGCGGCCCAGGTGCTGGTGGACCCGTTTGGCATTGTGTTTGATTCCACAACCGGTACACCGGTAAATGGCGCGATAGTACGAATTGTCGATGCGGCCACCGGTCTCGATGCCGTTGTTTATGGCGACGACGGTATAAGCATTTATCCGTCAACGGTCACTACCGGCAGTACGGCAGCCGACAGTAGCGGAACCTTGTATACCTTCCCGCCGGGTGGCTACCGGTTCCCGTTGATGGCGCCGGGCACGTATCGTTTTGAAGTAACGCCGCCAACTGGCTATAGCGTTCCGTCCACGGTGCCCGAAGCGGTGTTGCAAGCCTTGCCGGGTGCGCCGTTTGCCATAGATGCCAATGCGTCTTACCTGAACAATTTTGTTTTGAATGCCGGGCCGGCGCTGAACGTGGATATCCCGGCAGACCCGAGCGGGAACGGGTTGTTCCTGACCATGACGGTATCAAAACAAAAGGTCAGTATCGGTGAGTTTGTCCGCTACACGCTGGTATTGACCAATAACAGCACAACAACGGTATCCGCGGCAACGGTCATCGATAACTATCTGCCCAGGGGTTTGCGCTATCACGGTAACTCGGCCCGGCTGAATAATATCGCTGTGCCGGACCCGGTGATTACCGGCGATGGTCGCAACCTGTTATTTACCATCGGCGACATGGCGCCGCTGGAATCCGTGACCCTGAATTTTGTTGCCGCTGTTGACGCTGAGGCTGATGGTAAACGCCTGGACAACTCTGCCCGGGCAAGCAACGTCGCGGCGCAACAGTCCAACCTGGCCAGTGTGCCCGTTACCGTGGTGCAGGAACTGTTGAACACGCGCAGCCATGTTCTGGGTCGTGTCATGAGTGGAAACTGTGCAGCCGAGCCGGTGCGTCATGGCAGCGTGGATATGCGTCTGCAAAGTGAAGTCTATGGCGACGTAATCGACTATGTTGTTACGCTTTCCGGCAATACCGTGCCGATCACAGGTGCAAGCCTCGTGTTGAAGCCGGCACAACCACTGGCCGTGTTGCCAGGCAGTATCAGCATGGAAGGCAGTGATACATTGCAGGTGGAAAACATTGCCGATGGTGTGCGCATCATTCTTGGTGATCCGGGGCAGCAATGGAATCGCGTGGTGCGGCTGCGCGCCCGGCTTGACGATGCCGAACCCGGTACCTACAGCCTGGATGCGAAATTGCAGTTCAATACAGCCGCTGCGCAAAATGTGACCGTGACCGCGGTGAATACCGTGTTGCGGGAAAAATCCACCGGTGAACGCAAGTCACTGGTGACCTTGTCCGAGTACGAAAAGATCCGTATCGAGCCGAGCCTCGCCGGCCAGATTGAGCTCAACACGCTGATCAAGGAGATCAAGGGTCGCACCGTTAAACGGGTGCGGATCATGGGCCATACCGACAATGTTTCGTCGGGTATGGAAGCCGCAACCGGGCTTGATGACAACTACGAGTTATCGCTGGAACGGGCCAAGGCCGCTGCCAGGCATCTTCGCAAGTACCTTGAGTTTGATGTCAGTCGTCTTCAGGTACAGGGTTTTGGTCCGGATATGCCAGTCGCTGATAACGCCACCGCTGCGGGTCGTCGCAGTAATCGCCGTGTCGAAGTGGAAATCATTACCACGCACAACAAAACCGAGTATCAAAATACCGCCCTGCGCGGCGACTCGGGCTTGCGCCGCGCCGCTACCGAAACCCTGCCGCCGGAAAAAACCGATGCCGTGCTGGGTGGTGAACTGAAAGGTGTTGCCGGAGTGCGTATTGTTACCGAGCAGGGCATCTATGCGGTGACCGATCGCGACGGCTTGTACCATATCGAAGGACTGCGCCCGGGCACCCATGTGCTGCAGGTGGATGAAGCCAGCCTGCCCGATGACCTGGAAGTAATGCTGTGCGAGGAAAATACCCGCTTTGCCGGTAGCGGCAATTCCCGTTTTGTTGACCTGCAGGGCGGCAGCCTGTGGCGATCTGACTTTTACCTGAAGAAAAAAGATCCGTTGAAGGCGAAACTTGATGTACAGATGCGCAGCGAACTGGATGATGCGCTTGCGCACTTTACGGTGGATGTCAGCGGCCTGCCATTTGACTATCGCAACGCATCAGTGATGCTGGTGGTGCCGGATGAGCTCAAGTACGTGGACGGTTCATTGTTTGTTGATAACAAGCTCCAGCCGGATCCGAAGATTGAAAATGGTGTATTCAGTGTCTGGCTCGGCAATCATGTCCAGGAGGCCTGGGCGCACCAGGTTCGTTTCAGTACCCGCGCGGCCGGAACCCGCGAGAACTCGGAAATCGTGACGCGTGCCGTTGCCATGTTCCAGGATGCCGGTGGCTCGCGTTTCCGTACACCTTATGCCGAAAACTCGCTGTTGCACACGCCCGGTGAGGCAACCCAGCAGCAATTTATTTTCAGGCCGCGCTTCAGTTCTGCGCGCGCCGAGCTGAAACAAACCGATCGCATCCGCCTCGATCGAATTATCGGCCAGTTCAAGGCGGCAGATGTAGTCCACATTCGTGTTGTTGGTCATGCTGACAATATTCCACTGAAGGGCAAGGCGCTTGATCAATGGGGGGACAACACTGCGTTGTCGCGAGCGCGCGCAGCGGCGGTAGCTGATTACATCAAGCAACAACTGAAACTGGTTGATGGACAGATGAGTGTCGACGCCCTGGGCGACAGCCAGCCTATAGCCGATAACGATACGCAGGAAGGCCGCGCCATTAATCGCCGTGTTGAACTGTTTGTGCGTACGCGCCAGGAAAATGAGGCTGGAATCTGGAAGCAGGTAACCAAGGACAACTGCCCGGTCTATATTACTGCGCAGTATGAACTGGATGAGGACAACCTCGGCAAGGTCGATGATCTGGCAAAGACCATGTCCGGTCAGCGCATTCGCCGCATTCGGGTTGTGGGTCATACGGATACCCGGCAGATGACCAAGGTCGGCCGCCAGGCATTGAAGGATAATTACGAGTTGTCGCGTCTTCGCGCTGAAGGCGTTGCCGTGCGGTTGCGCGATCGCCTGGGGCTTGATCCAAACCAGGTTCTGATTGAAGTGCTGGGCCCGGCGCAACCGCTTGCCGACAACTCCAGCCAGACAGGGCGCGCACAAAACCGGCGCGTAGAAGTGTTTGTCGAGCATGTGGATATGAAAGACATGGCTCAGCAAAAACCGGACTGGAAACTGGTGCGCGCTGACAGTGGTGTGCAGTCGGTCAAGCTTGAGCGCGACGTCAGCGTCAGTGTGACCGGGATTCCGGAAGCGCCAGGGGTTGTGGCCAATGTTTACGGTGATATTGACGAAGCCTGGCTGCAGAAAGCCGTGCCCGGTATCGATTGGCTGGCGCCACAACCGGGATTCATGCCGGCCATCCCTTCCGTGCGCGTTGCCATCAAGCACGCAAACGGACAGGCAGTTGAGCTGAGTCTCAATGGCAAACCGGTATCGGCACTGAATCGTGACACCGGTATCAAGGACGTTAGTCGCGGAATCGAAATCAGCCGTTGGCGGGGCGTGGACTTGCAGCGCGGCGACAACCGTATGACTGCCATAGTCCGTGATGCCGCCGGTAACATTATTTCCACCCTTGAGCGCACGTTGAAATACGTTGATGAAGTGGCGCGCGCAATTTATGTACAGGACTACAGTCGCACAGTTGCAAATGGCCGGGATGACATCATTGTTGCACTGAGGCTTCTGGATCACTCCGGTCAGCCGGTCCGACCGGGCGTTACCGGCCGCTTTACAGTCAGCGAACCGTTTGTTGCCCGGTCCCTGGCCGATGAACTGAAACATAACCCGGTCACACTGACTTCAGATACGGCGCCTGCCTATGTTGTTGCCGGGGACGGTATTGCCATGATTCGAATCAAGCCGACCACGCAGAGCGGCAAGCTCAGCGTCCGCCTGAACCTGGGCAATGACAGGCAGCAGGACGTTGATGTATGGGTGGCGCCGGCGCAACGTGACTGGGTGCTGGTTGGCCTGGCCGAAGGCACGGCAGGCTATCGCACGCTCGAAGGCAATATGACTGCGCTCGAGGAAATACAGGCTGAAGAAGGTTATTACGATGACGGTCGCCTGGCATTTTATGCCAAGGGATCAATCAAGGGAGAATGGCTGTTAACTGCGGCCTATGATTCTGCAAAACAGAAAGATACGCCGGACGCGGTACTGCACGGTCTGGTAGAGCCGGATCAGTATTACACGTTGTATGGTGATGGTGCCGAGCGTCGGCATGATGCCGCCAGTACCAGCAAGCTGTACGTGAAACTTGAGCGTCGACAGTTTTATGCGCTGTTCGGTGATTACACCACCGGCATGACAGTTACCGAACTGTCGCGTTACAGCCGCAGCATGACCGGCCTTAAGTCTGAATATAATGGCGAGAAGTTCAGTTACAATGTGTTTGTCAGCGAAACCGAAACCGGTTTCGTCAAGGATGAAATTCGTGGCGATGGTACCTCCGGGCTGTATCGCCTGTCGCGACAGAACATCGTTGCCAACAGCGACAAGGTCGTAATTGAAACCCGCGATCGTTTTAACAGCCACGTGGTACTGAACCGCCAGAACATGGCGCGTTTCCTTGATTACAATATCGATCCGGTAGCCGGTACCCTGTATTTCAGGCAGCCCGTGTTTACACAGGATTCGGCATTCAACCCGGTCTATATCGTAATTGATTATGAAGTGGAAACCGGTGGGGATTCCTCGGTTGTTGCCGGTGGTCGCGCAGCCGTGAAGATGCTGGAAGGCGGGATTGAGATTGGTGCCAGTGCCGTGCACGAGGGAATCGAAGGCGCCGAGGCCAATCTGTCCGGTATTGATGCAACGATTCAGCTTGGTGAACACAGCCGTCTTCGTGCCGAGGCGGCGACTACCGATCAGCAACAGCCGGCCGGCAAGCGCGAAGGTGATGCCTGGATGGCGGAATATGAATACGCTGATGAGAAGTTGAATGCCCGCCTGTATATGCGTGAACAGGATGAGGGTTTTGGCCTGGGCCAGCAGCCGGGAACCGAGACCGGTACGCGCAAGCTGGGTGCGGCGGGCCGGTATGCGCTGGATGACGCCATCAGCATCCAGGCTGAACTGCGTCATGAAGATGTACTCGGTACTGATGCGCAACGCGACATGGCCCAGGCGAGTATTCATTACAGCCAGGATAGCTACACCGTCAACGGCGGTTTACGCCGGGCAGCGGATGAAGATGGTTCCGGTGTCGAGCGGGAATCAGAACAGCTAACCCTGGGAGGCGCCTACTTTTTCCTGAACAAGCGTGCCAGTGTCCGCGCCAATGCTGAAGTCGGCCTGGGTGATAATGCCGAGGCCAATCCGGATTATCCAAGTCGCTATGTACTGGGTGGTGATTATCGAATTACCCAGGCAACCCGCTTGTTCCTTGAGCAGGAGTGGACACGAGGCTTGCAGCAGGATACCGAGGCCACGCGGGCCGGGTTCGAAACCAGCCCGTGGCAGGGAGCCGCAGTCCGCAGCGATGTTGGCAACCGGTACAGTGAATCGGGTGCACGTACCTACAGCAGCCTTGGTCTGAAGCAGGCGTTCAGGTTAAGCGACCACATCAGTCTCGACCTGGGCTATGACCGGCGCAAGACCTTGCGTGAACCGGGTGATACTCCATTCAATGTTAACGTGCCACCGGCCAATGGTACGCTGGATAACGATTACAGTGCCGTGTCGGCGGGTATGACCTACAAGGCCGAGCTCTGGTCTGCCACCGCGCGTGCCGAGGGTCGTGCATCCGACAAGGAAGACAAGAACACGGTGTTGTTTGGTTTTTACCGGGAGAATCGTCAGGGCGTTGGTTTTGCTGCCCGTTACAACTGGTTTGCCCGCGAAGAAGCCAGTGGCGTTGAGGAATCCCGGATGACAGCCGAGTTGTCGCTGGCCTGGCGCCCCGCGGACAGCTACTGGAACGTACTGGACAAGCTCAAGGCAGTTGATAATGACCGGGTTGATGACGGCGCTGAAACGTTGGGCCGCAAGTATGTGAATAACCTTAACCTCAATTACCTTGTCGGTCGTCGTGGACAGCTTGCGCTGCACTGGGGCTACAAGCAGGTTGTCGATAGTTTTGATAATGATGAATATGAGGGCGTTACCCAGGCGGGTGGTCTTGAGTATCGTCATGACCTGAACAGCTGGTGGGATATTGGTGTCCAGGGTGCGATGACGGAAGTCGCCGCGGCAAACAACCAGCGGTATTCATACGGTATCTCCACCGGCTTCAATGTCATGCGCGGCGTCTGGCTGAGCCTGGGCTACAACAAGGAAGGATTTGAGGATCGCGACTTCAGCACCGCCGGGTATGCGGTTGCCGGTCCCTACCTCAAGTTCCGTATGAGTTTTGATCATTACTCCAGTCGCCGGGTCATGGCCTGGTGGGAGAAAGATGAGCGGGTCCATCCCGGAAACGCGGGGCCGGTGATTCAGCCCTGA
- a CDS encoding tRNA (cytidine(34)-2'-O)-methyltransferase — MFNIVLYEPEIPPNTGNIIRLCANTGCRLHLVEPLGFSLEEKALRRAGLDYHEYADVLRYPDYKGFVDQCLADNPSARLIAFSTKATEAYSSKSYLPDDFLLFGPETRGLPDTLLATLSPGQLARLPMLPGSRSLNLSNTVAVVVYEAWRQQQFAGAIDTLTR; from the coding sequence ATGTTTAACATTGTCCTGTATGAACCCGAGATTCCGCCCAATACCGGGAACATCATCCGACTCTGCGCCAATACCGGATGCCGGCTGCACCTGGTTGAACCACTGGGTTTCAGCCTGGAAGAAAAAGCCTTGCGAAGGGCGGGGCTGGATTACCACGAATACGCGGATGTTCTGCGTTATCCTGACTACAAAGGTTTTGTTGATCAGTGTCTTGCCGACAACCCGTCAGCACGACTGATCGCCTTCAGCACCAAGGCAACGGAAGCCTACAGCAGCAAGTCCTACCTGCCCGACGATTTCCTTTTGTTTGGCCCGGAAACCCGCGGACTACCCGACACGCTGCTGGCCACATTGTCACCTGGACAACTGGCACGGCTGCCCATGCTGCCCGGCAGTCGCAGCCTGAACCTGTCAAACACCGTCGCCGTAGTGGTGTACGAAGCATGGCGACAACAACAATTTGCCGGTGCAATTGACACTCTCACACGTTAA
- a CDS encoding GspE/PulE family protein — MELAAAQRPKKIRIGDMLISEGVITSEQLDMALSDQKRTGKKLGAVLVENGYVDESRLLNLLAQQLNIPFVDLKRFPYKPETIKILPETHARRFRAIALEDRGQSLLIGMADPTNLFSYDELSRVLRKPIELAVVREADLLDIIDQMYRRTDEISGIAAEMEQALATTEDIALDQLETTGNAADAPVVRLLKSVLEDAVQVNASDIHIEPGERDLRIRFRQDGVLRVQTSADRRIASALVSRVKLMAGMDISEKRLPQDGRFQMRVREKTIDIRLSTVPTQNGESVVMRLLNQSSGMLSLSHLGLPDGSLKRFKRLISAPYGMVLVTGPTGSGKTTSLYAALQELNRTEAKIITVEDPVEYRLPGITQVQVNSKIDLTFTRILRTLLRQDPDIVLIGEMRDDETVEIGLRAAMTGHLVLSTLHTNDAISTPLRLADMGAEPFLIASSLRGVVAQRLVRKVCGSCAVPFEPTEADRQLIESSLGKMPGNASFVRGRGCTHCNSTGYHGRTPVFEILEMNDELARVMQKGDPVAFSEAAHKQSGYQSLRVAALELAAAGMTTLDQVRRATFGVEAD; from the coding sequence ATGGAATTGGCAGCCGCGCAGCGGCCAAAGAAGATTCGAATTGGTGACATGTTGATATCGGAAGGCGTAATCACTTCCGAGCAGCTCGACATGGCGTTGTCGGATCAGAAGAGGACCGGCAAAAAGCTGGGTGCTGTGCTTGTTGAAAATGGATACGTGGATGAATCGCGCCTGCTTAACCTGTTGGCACAACAGCTAAACATCCCCTTCGTCGACCTGAAGCGGTTTCCCTATAAGCCTGAAACCATAAAGATCCTCCCCGAAACCCATGCTCGCCGGTTCCGTGCTATTGCACTTGAAGACCGGGGCCAGTCATTGTTGATTGGCATGGCTGATCCGACAAACCTGTTCTCCTACGATGAGCTGTCCCGGGTTCTGCGAAAACCGATAGAGCTGGCCGTGGTCCGGGAAGCTGATCTTCTGGACATAATCGATCAGATGTATCGCCGTACAGATGAAATTAGCGGCATTGCGGCTGAAATGGAACAGGCGCTGGCGACAACGGAAGACATTGCGCTCGACCAGCTCGAAACCACAGGAAATGCTGCTGACGCGCCCGTGGTGCGTTTGCTGAAGTCCGTACTGGAAGATGCGGTCCAGGTTAATGCATCGGATATTCATATTGAACCGGGTGAGCGCGATTTGCGAATTCGCTTTCGCCAGGATGGCGTGTTGCGCGTACAAACATCCGCGGATCGCCGCATAGCCAGCGCCCTGGTGTCGCGCGTCAAGCTGATGGCCGGAATGGACATTTCTGAAAAGCGGTTACCGCAGGATGGCCGGTTCCAGATGCGAGTGCGGGAAAAGACCATTGATATACGACTATCAACAGTACCGACGCAGAATGGCGAATCGGTCGTCATGCGGCTGTTGAACCAGTCCAGCGGCATGCTCAGCCTGAGTCACCTGGGTTTGCCGGACGGGTCACTGAAACGATTCAAGCGTTTGATCAGTGCGCCCTACGGTATGGTGTTGGTCACCGGCCCGACCGGTAGTGGCAAGACAACCAGTCTTTACGCGGCTTTGCAGGAACTGAATCGTACCGAGGCAAAGATTATTACCGTTGAGGATCCTGTTGAATACAGGTTACCCGGGATCACCCAGGTCCAGGTTAACAGCAAGATTGATCTTACCTTTACACGGATACTGAGAACCCTGTTGAGACAGGATCCGGACATCGTGCTGATCGGGGAAATGCGTGATGATGAAACCGTGGAAATCGGTTTGCGCGCAGCAATGACCGGCCACCTGGTATTGTCGACACTGCATACCAATGACGCGATATCCACACCGTTGCGACTCGCGGACATGGGCGCGGAACCTTTCCTGATTGCATCCTCGCTGCGCGGTGTCGTCGCGCAACGACTGGTTCGAAAAGTGTGCGGAAGTTGCGCCGTGCCGTTCGAACCAACAGAAGCCGACAGGCAATTAATTGAATCCAGCCTGGGCAAGATGCCCGGGAACGCCAGTTTCGTCCGTGGTCGAGGTTGTACCCATTGCAACAGTACAGGCTATCACGGGCGTACACCTGTATTTGAAATACTGGAAATGAATGATGAGCTTGCCAGGGTTATGCAGAAGGGTGACCCCGTTGCTTTTTCGGAAGCCGCTCATAAGCAGTCCGGTTACCAGAGTCTCAGGGTAGCCGCACTGGAATTGGCTGCGGCCGGGATGACGACACTCGATCAGGTGCGACGAGCCACCTTCGGCGTAGAGGCGGACTAG